GCGCTGGAGCGGATCATCAACACGCCGAAGCGCGGCCTGGGCGATGCCAGCGTGCGCAAGATCCATGACTATGCCCGCGCCCGCGACATTCCGATGCTGGCGGCGGCGCGCGAGATGATCGACACGGACGAACTGAAGCCGAAGCCGCGCAAGGCGCTGTTCGACGTCGTCACCCAGTTCACGCGTTGGCAGGAGCTTCTGGAGACCACGCCGCATACGGAGCTTGCGGAGATTATTCTGGAGGAAAGCGGTTATACCGAGATGTGGCAGAACGACCGTTCCGCCGAAGCGCCCGGCAGGCTTGAAAACCTGAAGGAGCTGATCCGCTCCATGGACGGATTCGAAAGCATGCGCGGTTTTCTGGAACATGTGTCGCTGGTGATGGACGCCGACCAGAACGAGGAGATGGACGCCGTCTCGATCATGACGCTGCATTCGGCCAAGGGTCTGGAATTCAAGACCGTGTTCCTGCCCGGCTGGGAAGAGGGCCTGTTTCCGCACCAGCGCGCGCTGGACGAGAGCGGGCGCGCCGGCCTCGAGGAAGAACGCCGCCTCGCCTATGTCGGCCTGACCCGCGCCAAGCGTAACTGCCACATCTGGTTCGTCTCCAACCGGCGCATTCACGGGTTGTGGCAGTCGACCATGCCGTCACGCTTCCTCGACGAACTGCCGGAAGACCATGTCGAGGTCGGCGAGACCGAGGTCTCCTATGGCGGCTACGGCCAGTCGCGTTTTGACCGCGCCGCGCCGTTTTCAAACACCTATGCCACCCCCGGCTGGAAACGGGCTCAGGAGAATCGCAACGATGCAACCCGCGACAACTGGGGCACGCGCTCCGGCCATGCCGTCGAGCGCATCGGCTATGGGGAGAGCGGGCCGCGCGGACGCACGATTGAAGGCGAGCTCGTTGCTCGCAGCAGCGAAGAGACGCCCTCCAGATTCGCGGTCGGCGACCGCGTTTTCCACCTCAAATTCGGCAATGGCAACATCGCCGCAATCGAGGGCAACAAGCTGACGATCGACTTCGACAAGGCCGGACAGAAAAGGGTTCTCGACGGTTTCGTCAAGCCGGCCTGAGCGCGAACGATGTTTCGTTGCCGCTCCCCGGGCGATTCCGTCCCCTTGTCTTTTGCATTGCACAATGCAAGGTCGCGGGAAATATTCTTACTTATTTAACCTGTCATTATTTAGTGTAAGCTTACACACTAATCGTATTCCGTTTATTCGTTCTCAGGTTTATTGGGTTCCCGATTCATCTTGACGCACAAGGCCTCCTTATAACATGCAGTTGGCAACGAGAAAGGCGCGACGATACGAACGGCATATTGCCGGCGTTGTGCTGGCGGCCTTCATGTTTGTGGCGGCGGCCGCGACCGGGCTCAAGGCTCAGGTTCCCGTCATTCGCCTTCCCGACTTCTTCGAGGACAGTCCCGTGGCGATGCTGCTGATCGAGCCGATGAACGGCAGGATCCTTGCAGCCAATCATGCCGCTCAAACCTTGTACGGCTGGAGTTCCGACGAATTCAGGAGGCTGTTCGTCTCCGATCTCAACCAGATGTCGGAGGACAAGATCAAGGTCCAGCTGGACAATGCGCGCACGGGCAACCAGCACTATTTCCTCTTTCCGCACCGTTTCAAGGACGGCACGATCCATACGGTGCGGACATTTTCCTGGCCGATCATCCTGGAGCAGAAGACGCGGCTCTTCTCGGTCATCGCGGAAGCCCATGACGTGCGCTCCGGAGGGGAGCCGCTGGCGGCCTATTCGTCAAACCTTGAGGATGCCGTGCGCCAGAAATCAGCGGAGTTGCGCGCGACCGACGGCCTTTTGAACCTGACGCTCATTTCCGCGATCGCCGTGCTTTCCGGCATCGTGATCATTCTCGGCATCGTCCTTATCCGCGGGCGGCGGCTGGTGCGCGCGCTCGGCCGTCAGCACCTGCTCCTGCGCGTCGTGATCGACGCCATCCCCGACCAGATCTATTTCAAGAGGCCGGACGGCACGCTGGAGGCCTGCAACCAGGCGGCTGCGGAGTTTGTCGGCATGCCGGCGGAGATGATCGTCGGCAAGACCGACCGCGAGATTTTCGGGCACAGCACCGACGCGCTCCTGATGCAGCAGGTCTTCTCCGATGTGAACAACCAGGGCAAGCTGATCAACCAGGGCGAGGTCACCAATCCGGCCGGGCGCAAATATACGCTCGAGATGATCAAGGCGCCGGTCATTGATACGCGCGGCGAGCGGCTCGGCTCCGTCAGCGTCTGGCGCGATGTCACCGAGCGACGGCGCACGGAAGCCAGGGTCGAGGCGCTTGCCTATTATGATCCCCTGACGAAGCTGGCGAACCGCGCCAAGGCGCAGGAAGTGCTGCTCGGCTTCCTCGCCACGCACAAGGTCAATCAACAGTTCATGGCGATCGCGATTTTCGACCTCGACAGCTTCGCCGCCGTGAATTCGATCTTCGGCCACAATATCGGCGACGCGCTTCTGAAAACCACGGGCAGGCGCCTCAGCAACAATATCGACGCCGGCTCCTTCACGGCGCGCCTTTCCAGCGACGAATTCGTGGTGTTCCTGACCGCGCTCGGCGGGGATGAGGCCAGGGCGCGCGAAGCGGCGCATGAGAAGATAGAGGACCTGCACGCCTGCCTTTCGCGCCAGGCCACCATCAATGGCAACCAGATTACGCCGAGCGCCAGCGCCGGCGCGGTTCTGGTCGGCCCTTCCTCGGAAGGGGCGGAGGAAGAATTGCGACGCGCCGACCTCGCCATGCACAACGCCAAGTCGCGCGGGCGCGGCAGCATCAACTGGTTCCACAGCGGCATGGTCGACGATCTCGTCGCCCGCTTCGATGTCGAAACCGCGCTGGAAAAAGCCCTGCAGAGCGACGGGTTCAGGCTGTTCCTGCAGCCGAAGATCATCGCCGATGCCCCGGGACGGCATTTCGAGGTTCTGCTGCGGCTCGACCATCCCGAGCGCGGCATCGTCGGCCCCGGCAGCTTCATCGCCGTGGCGGAGGCGACGGGACTGATCGTCCCCATCGGCGCATGGGTCCTCGAGGAATCCTGCAGGATGCTCGCGGAAAACCCCGACCTGCACCTCGCCGTCAACGTTTCGGTCCGCCAGTTCCTCCGGGAGAAATTCGTCGACGACCTTGCATCGCTTCTCGATCATCACCAGTTCGATCCCGAGCGGTTGACGCTGGAGATGACGGAAAGCCTGATGATTGCCAATTTCGACCTGGCGCTCGCGCAACTCAGGAAGATCAGGGCGCTCAGAATCAGGCTGTCGATCGACGATTTCGGCACCGGCTATTCCGCGCTTGTCTATCTCAAGCAGTTCCCGCTGAACGAACTGAAGATCGACAAGACATTCATTGCTGGCGTACCGCATGACAGCAGCGACACGTCCCTTGTGGAGTTGATCATCACCATGGCCCACCATCTTGGCATATCGATCGTGGCCGAGGGCGTGGAGACGCGTGAACAGGAAGCATGGTTGCGCAGTCAGGGTTGCGAAGGCCTGCAGGGCTTTCTCTTCAGCCCGCCCCAGCCGGCCTCCTACTATCTCAAAACCTGAAACGGTCGCGGACCTCTCCCGCCCCGCAGATCGTCAGATACCGGAGCGAAAACATGAAAGCCCTTCTGCTTGTCGATATCCAGAACGGTTTCTGCCCGGGCGGCAACCTCGCCGTCGCCGACGGCGATGCCGTGGTACCGGTCGCCAACCGCCTGATCCGGGATGGCGGTTATGACGTCATTGCCGCCTCGCAGGACTGGCACCCGGAAGGCCATGGCTCCTTCGCCTCGGTCCATCCCGGCAGGAAGCCATTCGACATGGGCGAGCTTGGCGGAAAGCCACAGGTGATGTGGCCGGATCACTGCGTCCAGAACACCGAGGACGCCGCGTTCCATCCCGACCTCGACATTGCGGCGGTCGACTACATCCAGCGCAAGGGCGAGAACCCCGCGATCGATTCCTATTCGGCGTTCCGCGACAACGAGCATCATGCCGTTACCGGACTTGCCGACTACCTGCGGCAGAAGAACGCCACCGTGGTCGACATAGCCGGCCTAGCGCTCGACTTCTGCGTGAAGTTCACCGCGCTCGACGCCCGCGAGATGCTGCCCGGCGTGACGGTCCGCGTGATCCTCGAAGGCTGCCGCGGCATCAGCGAGGACGGTGTGGAACAGGCGCTCGCTGAAATGCGCGAGGCCGGCGTCGAGATCATCGATCTCGGGACCGCGACCGGCGGCAAGAGACCATAGCCGCAAGCCGGCGGGCAAATGCCGTCGGCGAAGCCTCTCTGGATGTGAGCTTTCAGGAGGTTGCCCATTCGGACGCACAAAGGACGCTCTCTAACCTGTTGAATCTACCCATCGGCCCGAAAATCGATTCCGTTTTTCGGGCCGATGCGCTAGTGCATGCTCGCCGCAACCAGCCAGCATGCCGCGGCGAAGCCCGAAGCTCCGGTCCGGATATGGTTCAGCCGCGTCCAGCGCCGGGCGTAGTTCGGCCAGTAGGCAGCCGTCTCGTCCGGCCGGGCGGACACCCGCGCAAGATGCCTGTTCATCGGGACATTGCCCAATCCGGTGACGGCGAACACGCCGGAATAATAGGCAAGCGCTCCGGCGAGGACCAGAAACCGCGACGGCCCCGCGCCCTGCAGGAAGGCCAGCAGCGCCAGCGCCGCGGCGACCGGCAGAAATCCGGTGAACAGAACCATGAAGACCGATCGATAGACCGTCCGGTTCAGCCCGACCATGCCGGCTGCTCCGGCATGGTCGGGCGCCTCGGCAAGCCCCCGCATGACGAAATCGGAGAAGCTGAGGAAGACGCCGGCCAGCAGCGCCATCAGGAAACCGGCGCTCAGTAGCAATACTGTCATTCAGCCCTGCTCCTTCAGCTCGAAAGACCGACGGCGCGGCCCAGATAGGTGGTTTCGCCCAGCTGACGGGAAAGGAAACGCGCAAGGTCCGCCCGCGCGATCTTGAGGTCCAGCCCGCGCGCTGCCGGCGACACATCCTCGATCACGGGACGGCGCGTGGCCGCGTCGGTGAAGGCGGAAGGCCGGACGATGGTCCAGTCGAGCCCGCTCGCCGCCACCATTTGCTCTTGCAGCTCGTGATCCCGAAAGACCGGCGCCAGCAGCGCGCCGAACATCACCCGCTTCCACCAGAAATTCAGGTTCGGCCAGCTTTCCCGTGCGCCAAGGGTCGACTGGCAGATCAGACGCCGGACACCGTGCGCCTGCATGGCCTGGATGACGTTCAGCGTGCCTTGCGAGCGGATGACACTCCTGCGCGCGGTTCCGGCGCCCAGGGTGATCACCACGGCGTCATGACCGGCAACCGCATTGAGCACCTCTTCGGCGTTCAGCGCATCGCCTGCGAAACGGTTGAGGTCCGGGTGGTCGAGCTTCAATCTCTCCGGGTGGCGGGCAAAGGCGGAGACCGTGTGGCCGGCCTTGATCATTTCTTCCGCGGCGAGCCGGCCGATGCTGCCGGTGGCTCCGAATATGATGACTTTCATTGCGGTTCTCCTTCGAGGAATGATGCAATCGATTTACTTGACACGATGTAAAGTTGACACGACGTCAATAGACGATAGATTGACATCATGTCAAGTCAGCAAACCGATACGCGATCGCGCATACTCGAAACCACCTGGAAGCTTCTGGAATCCGGAGACACGGCCGTGCGCATGTCCGATATCGCCAAGGCGGTCGGCATCAGCCGCCAGGCTCTCTACCTGCATTTTCCCAATCGCGCGGAGCTTCTGGTGGCCACGACACGGCACATCGACAGCGTCAAGAACGTCGACCAGCGCCTGGCGCCCAGCCGGTCTGCACGCTCGGGCGTGGAGCGTCTGCACGCCTTCATCGAGGCCTGGACCGGTTACATCCCCGAGATACACGGGATCTCGGTCGCGCTGCGCTCCATGCGTGACAGTGACAGGGAGGCGGCGGAAGCCTGGGACGGGCGGATGCGCGCGGTCCGCCATGGTTGCGCGGCCGCGATACGGGCAATCGCCGAAGACGGCCGCCTCGCGCCGGAGCTGACGGAAGAGACCGCGACAGACCTGCTCTGGACGCTGCTTTCGGTGGAAAACTGGGAGTGCCTGGTGCGCGCCTGCGGCTGGCCGCAATCACACTATGCGGACATGACGAAGAAGCTGGCAGAGCGGGCGCTGCTGGCTGAGGCCGAACCCGATCACCTGCCGCCTGCCGGCGTTCGCCGAGGGTAGAAAACGCGGCTGCGCGCAGCGCTTCAGGCCGGCATTTCCAGCGCCGCGATCTCGTCGCCGAAACTTTCCATCCGCTTCATCAGCAGGGCCTCGGCGTCGCGCAGGCCGCTGTTGTAGAAGACCGGCGCGAATTCGCGCGCGATCACTTCGGCAAACAGCTCGGCCTGAAGCGTGCCGATCTCGCAATCGAGCTCCTCGGCGCAGTAGTCCCTCAACCGCTCCGAAAGAGCGGCCTTTTCGCGGGCGCTGAGTTTAATCATGACGCGGTCCTCCGGTTTGATCGCATTATCAATTCTTCTCATTTGTGCACGCAATGCAAAGACGGTAAACGGGTGGACAACCTCCCATCCCCTCCTGCAGCCTGTCCGCCGCTTCCCATGGGGAACCCGCCCGAATTGAATCAGGAGTCGCCTTCCTTTGCGAGAGAGTTCAGAATTTTCAAGCGGCCTTCGCTCCGGCATCGTGCCGGCGCTTTCGGCCGCCCCCTTCGGCATGCTGTTCGGCGCGGTGTCCGTCACGCAGGGCCAGAGCGTCTTCGAAACGGCGTTGATGAGCCTGACGATCTTTGCCGGCGCCAGCCAGCTCGTCGGCGTCGAGCTTTTCGGCCAGCGGGTCGCGCCCTGGCTGATCATTGCCTCGATCGTGGCCGTGAACTTCCGCCATGTGCTCTATTCCGCCGCGCTGACGCCGGTCATCGCGCATTTCTCGCTGCCAAAAAAGCTGATCGCCTTCTTCCTGATGACCGATCCGCAATTCGCCGAAGCCCTCAAGCGCCACGAAGAGGAGGAGCGCGTCACCTTCTCCTGGTATCTCGGCGCGGGTCTCGTCCTCTATGTCCTCTGGAACATCATGACGCTGATCGGCGCAACGCTCGGCGGCTTCATCAAGAACCCGGAGGCGCTCGGACTCGACATCCTGCTGCCGATCTATTTCCTCAGCCTGGTCATGGGCTTCAGGAAACGGCCGAACTACCTGCCGATCGTCGCCGCAAGCGCGCTCGGATCGATCCTCGCCTATGCCACGGTCGGGTCTCCCTGGCATGTCAGCATCGGCGCGCTCGCCGGCATCCTGCTGGCCGCCCTCCTGCCGCCCGGCAAGACCAAGGAGGCGGCGCAATGAGCGATTTCACCAATGACCACATGATTCTCGTCATTTTCGGCGCGGCGGTCGCCACCTATCTGACGCGCATTGCCGGCTATGTCCTGCTCTCGGTGGTCTCGGACATTCCCCCGCGCGCCGAAGCGGCGCTCAATGCCATACCGGCAGCGGTGCTGACGACGCTGGTGGCGCCTGCATTTTATGCCGGCGGCTGGGAAGGCAAGCTTGCGATCGCGGCAGCCCTTCTGACGGGGCTGCGTTTCAAGTCGCCATTGCCGATGATCGCTGTCGGCTGGTCGGTGGTGATGGTCTGCCGCTATTTTATCATCGGCTAGCACGTCGACCCGAAAATCGGAATCGATTTTCGGGTCGATGCGTAAATTCAATAGGTTAGAGCGTCCTTTGTGCGTCCGAATGGACGCATGGGGCTCCAAGCGGCCGGGTCGCCGCTTCCAGCCAGGCCCGCTCCCAGTCGTCGGCAACGAGCGGCATCAGCTTCTCGCGCGTTTCGGCGTGGTAGGCGTCGAGCCAGTCACGCTCCTCCTCTGTCAGAAGTCCGGCCATGACGAGGCGCAGGTCGATCGGGCACCAGGTCAGCGTCTCGAAGGAGAGCATCGGGATCTCACCGCCCTCGACCGGCTCCGCCGCCTTCACCAGAAGCAGGTTTTCGATGCGGATACCGAATGCGCCGGGACGATAATAGCCGGGCTCGTTCGACAGGATCATGCCGGGCTTCAGTTCCGGGCTTCCAAGCCGCGAAAGCCGCTGCGGTCCCTCGTGAACGGAAAGATAGGAACCAACGCCGTGGCCCGTGCCATGGGCATAGTCGACGCCGGCCTTCCACAGCGCGATGCGGGCCAGCGGATCGAGGTCCATGCCGCGCGTGCCTGCCGGAAAACGGGCCGCCGAAAGCGCGATCATGCCCTTCAGCACCAGCGTGAAGAACCTGCATTTCTCCTCGTCCACCGCCCCGATGGCAAGCGTGCGGGTGATATCGGTCGTGCCGTTCTGGTATTGCGCGCCGGAATCAACCAGATAAATCTCGCCGTCGCGAAGCACCCGGTCGGTCTCGGTGGTCACCCGGTAGTGAATGATCGCCGCGTTCGGCCCCGCGCCGGAGATCGTGTCGAAGGAAATGTCGCGCAGCGGGTTCTGCATGCGCTCGCCCACCGAAGCGCGCGCGGCCTCAAGTTTCGTCGCAGCCTCGATTTCGCTGACGGCTCCGGGGGCCTCTCCGTCAAGCCAGCTCAGGAAGGAAACCATCGCCGCGCCGTCCTGCAGATGCGCCGTGCGCGTGCCGGCCTGTTCGCCCTCATTCTTGATCGCACGGGCGGCGACAACCGGATCGGGCGCATCAATCACCGTGCCCCCCGCCTTCTCGATGAGTTCGACGCAGGCATAAGGCACGGCGGAACGGTCGAGCATGACCGCCTCGCCCGCAAGCGCCGCGAGACGGCCAGAAACGGCTTCGGGCGCTTCGAGCGCAGCAAGGTCATCGATATGCGCCCTGGCCTCGCCGGAAACCTTCTCGGGGGAGAGGAACAGCACGGCGCTGCCGTCCGCCTTCACGATCGCGCGCGAGAGCGGTGCGGGCGTATGGGCGACATCATTGCCGCGAATGTTGAACAACCAGGCAACAGAGGTCGAATCAGCGATCAGCACCGCATCAGCCCGCTTGTCGCGCGCAGCTTTCGCGATGTCGTCCAGTTTCTCCTTCGCCGGCTTTCCGGCAAATTTCTGCGGCTGCACGGTCACCGGCGTTGCGGGCGGCGCGGGCCGTTCCTGCCAGATCCGGTCGATCGGGTTTTCGGGAAGCAGGACAAGCTCCCCGCCGATCTCGGCAAGCGCGGACTTCAGCCGCTCGACCTCGCTTGGCGTATGCAGCCACGGGTCGATGCCGAGCCGTATGCCTTCCGGTCTGTTTTCGGTGAGCCATGCAGCAGGCGGGCAGCCGACCAGATCGCCGCCGGCAATCAGCGCCGGGTCGGTCTGAATCTTCAGCTGCGAGGTGTAGCGGCCATCAACGAAGACAATCGCGGTCTCCGCCATCACCAGCGCCACCCCGGCGGACCCGGTAAAGCTGGTGAGGAAGGCGAGCCGTTCGGCGGACGGCGGCACATACTCGCCCTGGTATTCATCCGTGCGCGGCACGAGAAAGGCGTTGATGCCGAGGGAGGGAAACAGATCGCGCAGGGCCTTGATGCGCGGGGCGGCCTGCTCCGGGCGGGCGGAAACGTCAAAGGACTGAAACATGAAAATCACCAATCAATTCGATCGGCGCGACGATAGAGCGTTTGAAGCGGCATCACAACAATCCGCCGTGGCCGATCATCCCGGAGCGCGAAGGGTTCAAGGCCCGTACACAGGCATCGCTGCATAATATTCGTGCAGCATGACAGGTGTTTTGCCAGTTCCTGAAATATGCATGCGTTTTCTGCATGGCTCCCATTCGGCTTCCCACCTGCCAGACGGTGAAGCCAGGGTCTATATTCCAGACAGTTGATTGATGAAGGCTTCGCGCCGGCGGTGATCAAAGGGATCAGCGCTGATAGCCGCGAAGCGGAATGGACCGAGGGACGGAAAGCCGTCCGGCATGGTCTACAGGAAAAGGAGAACTGAAAATGGGTTTCTTCCGTAGCGCTTACAAGAACATTGCCAATGCCCGTCAGAGCCAGGCCAACCG
This window of the Martelella lutilitoris genome carries:
- a CDS encoding TetR/AcrR family transcriptional regulator, whose translation is MSSQQTDTRSRILETTWKLLESGDTAVRMSDIAKAVGISRQALYLHFPNRAELLVATTRHIDSVKNVDQRLAPSRSARSGVERLHAFIEAWTGYIPEIHGISVALRSMRDSDREAAEAWDGRMRAVRHGCAAAIRAIAEDGRLAPELTEETATDLLWTLLSVENWECLVRACGWPQSHYADMTKKLAERALLAEAEPDHLPPAGVRRG
- a CDS encoding aminopeptidase P family protein, with the translated sequence MFQSFDVSARPEQAAPRIKALRDLFPSLGINAFLVPRTDEYQGEYVPPSAERLAFLTSFTGSAGVALVMAETAIVFVDGRYTSQLKIQTDPALIAGGDLVGCPPAAWLTENRPEGIRLGIDPWLHTPSEVERLKSALAEIGGELVLLPENPIDRIWQERPAPPATPVTVQPQKFAGKPAKEKLDDIAKAARDKRADAVLIADSTSVAWLFNIRGNDVAHTPAPLSRAIVKADGSAVLFLSPEKVSGEARAHIDDLAALEAPEAVSGRLAALAGEAVMLDRSAVPYACVELIEKAGGTVIDAPDPVVAARAIKNEGEQAGTRTAHLQDGAAMVSFLSWLDGEAPGAVSEIEAATKLEAARASVGERMQNPLRDISFDTISGAGPNAAIIHYRVTTETDRVLRDGEIYLVDSGAQYQNGTTDITRTLAIGAVDEEKCRFFTLVLKGMIALSAARFPAGTRGMDLDPLARIALWKAGVDYAHGTGHGVGSYLSVHEGPQRLSRLGSPELKPGMILSNEPGYYRPGAFGIRIENLLLVKAAEPVEGGEIPMLSFETLTWCPIDLRLVMAGLLTEEERDWLDAYHAETREKLMPLVADDWERAWLEAATRPLGAPCVHSDAQRTL
- a CDS encoding DUF2164 domain-containing protein, which codes for MIKLSAREKAALSERLRDYCAEELDCEIGTLQAELFAEVIAREFAPVFYNSGLRDAEALLMKRMESFGDEIAALEMPA
- a CDS encoding DUF1772 domain-containing protein — encoded protein: MTVLLLSAGFLMALLAGVFLSFSDFVMRGLAEAPDHAGAAGMVGLNRTVYRSVFMVLFTGFLPVAAALALLAFLQGAGPSRFLVLAGALAYYSGVFAVTGLGNVPMNRHLARVSARPDETAAYWPNYARRWTRLNHIRTGASGFAAACWLVAASMH
- a CDS encoding NAD(P)-dependent oxidoreductase; its protein translation is MKVIIFGATGSIGRLAAEEMIKAGHTVSAFARHPERLKLDHPDLNRFAGDALNAEEVLNAVAGHDAVVITLGAGTARRSVIRSQGTLNVIQAMQAHGVRRLICQSTLGARESWPNLNFWWKRVMFGALLAPVFRDHELQEQMVAASGLDWTIVRPSAFTDAATRRPVIEDVSPAARGLDLKIARADLARFLSRQLGETTYLGRAVGLSS
- a CDS encoding AzlC family ABC transporter permease, translating into MRESSEFSSGLRSGIVPALSAAPFGMLFGAVSVTQGQSVFETALMSLTIFAGASQLVGVELFGQRVAPWLIIASIVAVNFRHVLYSAALTPVIAHFSLPKKLIAFFLMTDPQFAEALKRHEEEERVTFSWYLGAGLVLYVLWNIMTLIGATLGGFIKNPEALGLDILLPIYFLSLVMGFRKRPNYLPIVAASALGSILAYATVGSPWHVSIGALAGILLAALLPPGKTKEAAQ
- a CDS encoding sensor domain-containing protein; the protein is MATRKARRYERHIAGVVLAAFMFVAAAATGLKAQVPVIRLPDFFEDSPVAMLLIEPMNGRILAANHAAQTLYGWSSDEFRRLFVSDLNQMSEDKIKVQLDNARTGNQHYFLFPHRFKDGTIHTVRTFSWPIILEQKTRLFSVIAEAHDVRSGGEPLAAYSSNLEDAVRQKSAELRATDGLLNLTLISAIAVLSGIVIILGIVLIRGRRLVRALGRQHLLLRVVIDAIPDQIYFKRPDGTLEACNQAAAEFVGMPAEMIVGKTDREIFGHSTDALLMQQVFSDVNNQGKLINQGEVTNPAGRKYTLEMIKAPVIDTRGERLGSVSVWRDVTERRRTEARVEALAYYDPLTKLANRAKAQEVLLGFLATHKVNQQFMAIAIFDLDSFAAVNSIFGHNIGDALLKTTGRRLSNNIDAGSFTARLSSDEFVVFLTALGGDEARAREAAHEKIEDLHACLSRQATINGNQITPSASAGAVLVGPSSEGAEEELRRADLAMHNAKSRGRGSINWFHSGMVDDLVARFDVETALEKALQSDGFRLFLQPKIIADAPGRHFEVLLRLDHPERGIVGPGSFIAVAEATGLIVPIGAWVLEESCRMLAENPDLHLAVNVSVRQFLREKFVDDLASLLDHHQFDPERLTLEMTESLMIANFDLALAQLRKIRALRIRLSIDDFGTGYSALVYLKQFPLNELKIDKTFIAGVPHDSSDTSLVELIITMAHHLGISIVAEGVETREQEAWLRSQGCEGLQGFLFSPPQPASYYLKT
- a CDS encoding AzlD family protein, with translation MSDFTNDHMILVIFGAAVATYLTRIAGYVLLSVVSDIPPRAEAALNAIPAAVLTTLVAPAFYAGGWEGKLAIAAALLTGLRFKSPLPMIAVGWSVVMVCRYFIIG
- the pncA gene encoding bifunctional nicotinamidase/pyrazinamidase, with translation MKALLLVDIQNGFCPGGNLAVADGDAVVPVANRLIRDGGYDVIAASQDWHPEGHGSFASVHPGRKPFDMGELGGKPQVMWPDHCVQNTEDAAFHPDLDIAAVDYIQRKGENPAIDSYSAFRDNEHHAVTGLADYLRQKNATVVDIAGLALDFCVKFTALDAREMLPGVTVRVILEGCRGISEDGVEQALAEMREAGVEIIDLGTATGGKRP